In Bradyrhizobium sp. WBOS07, the genomic window ATGACGGCCGCCGCCATCGCCGCGGAAGCCGGCGTCGACGACTTCCTGGCGCAGGCAACTCCCGAGGACAAGCTCAAGCTGATCCGCGACGAGCAGGCCAAGGGCAAGCTGGTCGCGATGTGCGGCGACGGCACCAACGACGCGCCGGCGCTGGCGCAGGCCGACGTCGGCGTCGCCATGAACACCGGCACCCAGGCCGCCCGCGAGGCCGGCAACATGGTCGACCTCGACTCCAACCCGACCAAGCTGATCGAGGTGGTCGAGATCGGCAAGCAGCTGTTGATGACGCGCGGCGCGCTGACCACGTTCTCGATCGCCAACGACGTCGCCAAGTATTTCGCGATCATCCCGGCGATGTTCCTGGCGTTCTACCCGCAGCTTGGCGTGCTCAACGTCATGAACCTGTCGAGCCCGCAGAGCGCCATCCTGTCGGCGATCATCTTCAACGCGTTGATCATCATTGGCTTGATCCCGCTCGCGCTGAAGGGCGTCGCCTATCGCGCGGTCGGCGCCGGTGCGTTGCTCCGGCGCAACCTCTTGATCTACGGGCTTGGCGGCATCGTCATCCCCTTCATCGGTATCAAGGCGATCGACCTCGTCGTGACCGCATTGCACCTGGCTTGAATTCGTCATTGCGAGCGCAGTGAAGCAATCCAGAAGTGCCTCCGCGCTTGACAGCCTGGATTGCTTCGTCGCTTCGCTCCTCGCAATGACGGGAGAAATTGGAGAAAGCACATGTTCAGAGAAATCCGCCCCGCCATCGTCCTCTTGCTGGCGCTCACCGCCATCACCGGCCTGGCCTATCCGCTCGCGATGACCGCCATTGCCGGCACGTTGTTTCCCGTGCAGGCGCAAGGCAGCCTGATCGCGAAGGACGGCAAGGTGATCGGCTCCGCCCTGATCGGGCAGGAGTTCAAGGACGACAAGTATTTCCACGGCCGCCTCTCGGCGACGGTTGCGCCGGACCCGAATGATCCGACCAAGACGGTGTCGGCCCCCTACAATGCCGCCAATTCCGGCGGCTCCAACCTCGGCCCGACCAGCAAGGCGCTGGCCGACAGGTTGAGGGAGGACGTGGACAAGCTCAGGGGCGAGAATCCGAACGCGGCCGTGCCGGTCGACCTGGTGACGACCTCTGCCAGCGGCCTCGACCCTGATATCTCGCCGGAAGCGGCGCAATTTCAGGTGCCGCACGTGGCCAAGGCGCAGAGTATGCCTGAGGATCAGGTCAGGCAGCTCGTGACCGCCAACACCGAAGGCCGTCTGCTCGGCCTGCTCGGCGAACCCAGGGTTAACGTCCTGGCACTGAATCTCGCGCTCGATCGCATGGCCGCGAAGTAGCCGTCTAGGCTCGCGGCGCGCAGATGAATATATTGGTGAAATGGTCAGAGAGCGCCGCGATCCCGAACAACGTCCCTCTCCCGAGGCGCTGCTGGAAGCTGCGCGCCGGGAGGAGGGTGCGGGCGGCAAGCTGAAGATCTTCGTCGGCGCCGCGCCCGGCGTCGGCAAGACCTACGAGATGCTGCAAAGCGCCCACGCCAGGCGCAAGGCCGGCATCGACGTCGTGGTCGGCCTCGTCGAGACTCACGGCCGCGCCGAGACCGAGGCGCTGGTGCGCGGGCTCGAGGTGATCCCGCGCAAGCGGCTCGACTATCGCGGCCAGATCGTCGAGGAGATGGATCTCGATGCGGTGATCGCGCGCCGGCCGCAGATTGCGCTGGTCGACGAACTCGCCCACACCAACGCGCCCCTTTGCCGCCATCCCAAGCGCTATCTCGACGTCGAGGAATTGCTGTCCCATGGCATCGACGTCTATACGGCCGTCAACATCCAGCACATCGAGAGCCTGAACGACGTCGTCGCCCAGATCACCCATGTCCGGGTCCGCGAGACCGTGCCGGACTCGGTCTTCGGCCGCGCCGATGCCATCGAGCTGATCGACCTCACGCCCGACGATCTGATCCAGCGGCTGAAGGAGGGCAAGGTTTACGTCCCCAAGCAGGCCGAGCGCGCACTGGAGCACTATTTCTCGCCGGGCAACCTCACGGCGCTCCGTGAGCTCGCATTGCGGCGCACCGCCGAACGGGTCGACGAGCAGCTGCTCACCCACATGCAGGCGAATGCCATTGCCGGGCCCTGGGCCGCGGGGGAGCGCATCCTGGTCTGCGTCAGCGACGATCCGCGTGCGGCCGGCCTCGTGCGCTACACCAAGCGTCTGGCCGATCGGCTACATGCGCCGTTTACCGCGCTGTCGATCGAGACGCGGCGCTCGCTCCAGCTTTCCGACGAGGAGCGCGACCGGCTTGCCGATACGCTGCGGCTCGCGGAATCGCTCGGCGGGGAGGCTTTGACCATCCCTGGCGTCGGTCGCCGCATCGCCGACGACGTGATCAACTTCGCGCACGGCAACAACGTCACCCAGATCGTGATCGGTAAGTCGACGCGTTCGCGCTGGTTCGAGATGACGCGCGGTTCCGTCGTGCATGATCTCGTGCGGCGTGCCGGCAATATCAGCGTTCACGTCATCCCTGGCGACGAACTCTCCGGAGAGGCGGCGCCCAAGACGGCGGTGCAGACCGCGGCGCGATCCGAGCCGTTCGATCCGCTCCCCTATGTCAAGGCGCTCGGGATCACGGCGGTTGGCCTTGCGGCCGCGATGGGCATCAAGCCGTACGTCGGCGTCGAGAACGTCGACCTGATGTTCCTCACCGCAGTGGTGGCTGTGGCCGTGCGCTATGGGCTGTGGCCCTCACTGCTCGCGAGTGTCGCGGGGTCGCTGGCCTACAATTTCTTCTTCCTGCCGCCGGTCTACACGTTCACCATCACCGATCCGACCAACGTCGCAGCCTTCTTCTTTTTCATGCTGATTGCGTTCGTGGTGTCGAACGTTGCGGGTCGCGTGCGCACGCAGGCCGATGCCGCGATCGGCCGGATCAGGATGACCGAGCAGCTCTATGCCTTCAGCCGCAAGCTCGCGGGCACCGCCACGCTCGACGATGTCTTGTGGGCGAGCGCCTATCAGATCGCGTTGATGCTGAAGGTGCGCGTCGTGCTGCTGCTGCCGGAGGACGGGCTGCTCACGGTGAAATCCGGCTATCCGCCGGAAGACCAGCTCGATCAGGCCGACCTTGCCGCGGCCAACTGGGCATGGAGCAACGACCGACCCGCCGGCCGCGGGTCCGATACGTTGCCGGGTGCAAAGCGGCTGTTCCTGCCGATGCGCACCGGGCGCGGTCCGATCGGCGTCATCGGCATCGACAACGACCGCACCGGCCCGCTCTTGACGCCGGATCAGCGCCGGCTGCTCGATGCGCTGGTCGACCAGGGCGCGCTCGCGATCGAGCGGGTGCTGCTGGTCGAGGACATGGACCGGGTCAAGCGCACCGTCGAATCCGAGCGGCTGCGCTCGGCGCTGTTGACCTCGATCTCGCATGACCTGAAGACGCCGCTCGCCTCCGTTTTGGGGGCGGCCTCCACCATGCGCGATCTCTCCGGTGCCCTCTCCGACACCGAGAAGCGCGACCTGCTGGCCACCGTGATCGACGAATCCGAGCGGCTCAACCGCTTCATCGCAAACCTGCTCGACATGACCAAGCTCGAATCCGGCGCCATCGTGCCCAACGCGGCGCTGCACGACCTCGGCGAGATCGTCGGCAGTGCGCTGCGGCGCGCCGGCAAGATTCTCCACCGCCACAAGATTGAGCTGGCGCTGGCCGCCGATCTGCCGATGCTCCAGCTCGATGCCGTGCTGTTCGAGCAGGTGTTATTCAACCTGCTCGACAACGCCGCCAAATACTCGCCGCCGGAGACTACGATCTCGATCCGCGGCCGGCGTGACGGTGCCCAGGTCGTGCTCGAGATCGTGGACGAGGGGGCCGGGATTCCGCCCGACGAGCTCGAGAGTGTGTTCGACAAGTTCTACCGCGTGCAGAAGGGCGATCATGTCCGCCCCGGCACCGGGCTCGGCCTCGCCATCTCCCGCGGCTTCGTCGAGGCGATGCGCGGCACGATCTCCGCCGCCAACCGCAGCGACCGGCGCGGCGCTGTCCTCACCGTCCGTCTTCCCGTTCCGGCAGAGAGCCGCACATTGGATACCGCTGCATGAACGCTGCGCCGATCAAGGTCCTTGTCATCGACGACGAGCCGCCGATCCGTAAACTGCTGCGGATGGGGCTGACGACGCAAGGTTACGACATCCTGGAGGCGTCGAACGGCAAGGTCGCACTGGAGAAGCTCGAGGAAGCGCCGGCGCTGATCATTCTCGATCTCGGCCTGCCCGACATTCAGGGACACGAACTGCTGCGCACCATCCGCACCCGCAACGAGGCAGTGCCGATCGTGGTGCTGTCGAGCCGGGGCGACGAAGCCGGCAAGGTCCAGGCGCTCGATCTCGGCGCCGACGACTATCTGACCAAGCCGTTCGGCATGGAGGAGCTATTGGCGCGCCTGCGCGCCGCGCTGCGCCACCAGCTCCAGGTCAAGGGCGAACGCCCGGTGTTCCGCACCGGCGATCTCTCCGTCGATCTGGTCCGCCGCATCGTCAAGGTCGGCGAGCGCGAGGTTAAGCTGTCGCCGAAGGAGTATGATCTGTTGCGCGTGCTGGTGCAGCATGCCGGCAAGGTGCTCACGCACAGGTTCCTGCTGAAAGAGCTGTGGGACGAACTGACCGACGCGCAATATCTGCGCGTCTATGTCCGTCAGCTTCGCCAGAAGATCGAAGCCGACCCGGAACGGCCGCAATACGTGCTGACCGAGACGGGGAT contains:
- a CDS encoding K(+)-transporting ATPase subunit C, which translates into the protein MFREIRPAIVLLLALTAITGLAYPLAMTAIAGTLFPVQAQGSLIAKDGKVIGSALIGQEFKDDKYFHGRLSATVAPDPNDPTKTVSAPYNAANSGGSNLGPTSKALADRLREDVDKLRGENPNAAVPVDLVTTSASGLDPDISPEAAQFQVPHVAKAQSMPEDQVRQLVTANTEGRLLGLLGEPRVNVLALNLALDRMAAK
- a CDS encoding sensor histidine kinase KdpD — its product is MVRERRDPEQRPSPEALLEAARREEGAGGKLKIFVGAAPGVGKTYEMLQSAHARRKAGIDVVVGLVETHGRAETEALVRGLEVIPRKRLDYRGQIVEEMDLDAVIARRPQIALVDELAHTNAPLCRHPKRYLDVEELLSHGIDVYTAVNIQHIESLNDVVAQITHVRVRETVPDSVFGRADAIELIDLTPDDLIQRLKEGKVYVPKQAERALEHYFSPGNLTALRELALRRTAERVDEQLLTHMQANAIAGPWAAGERILVCVSDDPRAAGLVRYTKRLADRLHAPFTALSIETRRSLQLSDEERDRLADTLRLAESLGGEALTIPGVGRRIADDVINFAHGNNVTQIVIGKSTRSRWFEMTRGSVVHDLVRRAGNISVHVIPGDELSGEAAPKTAVQTAARSEPFDPLPYVKALGITAVGLAAAMGIKPYVGVENVDLMFLTAVVAVAVRYGLWPSLLASVAGSLAYNFFFLPPVYTFTITDPTNVAAFFFFMLIAFVVSNVAGRVRTQADAAIGRIRMTEQLYAFSRKLAGTATLDDVLWASAYQIALMLKVRVVLLLPEDGLLTVKSGYPPEDQLDQADLAAANWAWSNDRPAGRGSDTLPGAKRLFLPMRTGRGPIGVIGIDNDRTGPLLTPDQRRLLDALVDQGALAIERVLLVEDMDRVKRTVESERLRSALLTSISHDLKTPLASVLGAASTMRDLSGALSDTEKRDLLATVIDESERLNRFIANLLDMTKLESGAIVPNAALHDLGEIVGSALRRAGKILHRHKIELALAADLPMLQLDAVLFEQVLFNLLDNAAKYSPPETTISIRGRRDGAQVVLEIVDEGAGIPPDELESVFDKFYRVQKGDHVRPGTGLGLAISRGFVEAMRGTISAANRSDRRGAVLTVRLPVPAESRTLDTAA
- a CDS encoding response regulator, encoding MNAAPIKVLVIDDEPPIRKLLRMGLTTQGYDILEASNGKVALEKLEEAPALIILDLGLPDIQGHELLRTIRTRNEAVPIVVLSSRGDEAGKVQALDLGADDYLTKPFGMEELLARLRAALRHQLQVKGERPVFRTGDLSVDLVRRIVKVGEREVKLSPKEYDLLRVLVQHAGKVLTHRFLLKELWDELTDAQYLRVYVRQLRQKIEADPERPQYVLTETGIGYRLKAGD